One Streptomyces sp. 840.1 genomic window, GGTGCCATCGAGGCGACGGCCGGCTCCGGGACCGTACCGCCGGAGACGCCGATGAAGACGTCCGCGCCGGCCAGCGCGGTGTCCAGCGGACCGGAGATGCCGGCCTTGTTCGTGAGCGCGGCCAGCTCCCGCTTGACGTCGGTCAGGTCCTCGCGGTCCCGGCTGACGATGCCCTTGCGGTCGGCGACCGCGACGTCCCCGAGCCCCGCCTCCAGCAGGAACTTGGCGATGGCCACGCCGGCCGCGCCCGCTCCGGAGATGACGGCGCGCAGATCCCCGAGGCTGCGCCCGGACAGCTTCGCGGCGTTGCGCAGAGCGGCGAGCGTGACCACGGCGGTGCCGTGCTGGTCGTCGTGGAAGACCGGGATGTCGAGCCGCTCCTGGAGCTTGCGCTCGATCTCGAAGCAGCGCGGCGCCGAGATGTCCTCCAGGTTCACGCCACCGAAGGACGGGGCGAGCCTGACGACGGTCTCGACGATCTCGTCCGCGTCGGTGGTCGCGAGCGCGATCGGCACCGCGTCGACGCCGCCGAACTGCTTGAACAGGATCGCCTTGCCCTCCATCACCGGGAGGGAGGCCTCGGGTCCGATGTCCCCGAGCCCCAGCACCGCGGTGCCGTCCGTCACGACGGCGACGACCTGCGACTTCCAGGTGTAGTCGTGGACGAGTTCGGGATTCTCCGCGATCGCGCTGCACACCTTCGCCACACCGGGCGTGTACGCGAGGGAGAGGTCGTCCTTGTCCCGGATCGGGACGGTGGCCTGCACGGCCATCTTCCCGCCCCGGTGGAGGGCGAAGGCCGGATCGAACGGCTCGTCGGTCGCACTGCCGGTGCTGTCCGTACTGCTGTCGCTGCGAGGATTGACGATCTCCGCTGCCATGGTGTTGACCCCTTAAGTCTTCATCGTTTGAGGGTGGCCACTCCTGGTTGAGGAGGGGTGGGCGGGCACCGCGTACGTGCCCTGCGCCAGGCGGTTGGCCCGCCCCGGCAGGGGGAGAGGTACGTACGCGCGGGCGCGCCGCACACGCGCCCTGAGCCCCGGATGAGGGGTGTAAACGTCTTTCATACCGGACGGACCGGGTCGTGGACGAGTCCATACCCGCTCGGTGACGTGACTCATAGCCCAATATCTGGACAAAGCCCGCCACGCGAAGAATGAGTGTCCACCGACCGAGACGCACCGCAGATTCTGCGGCCGCAGGAAAGAAACCCCATAGAAGGTCCGGCCTTGGTGTACCGGCCTCGTGAGGATCGGGGATCGCCCGTTACCCGATTTTGACATGACCGGCCCCCTGATTGCGCTGGTCCGAATGGCAAGATGCCGTAATCGCACACGGCGGCGACACCCGACGACGTGTGCCACACCGCCTGGCAACACCACCCTCATCTGCCGGAGGAACCCGATCATGACCGCACGCAAGACTCGTCGTACGACCGCGAAGTCCCGGATCGCAGCGGTCGGCGCCATCGCGGTCGCCGGCACCATGCTGCTGACCGCCTGTGGCGACCAGACGAAGAACAACTCCAGCGACTCCGCCTCCACGAAGGCGAGCGACGGCGCCGCCGCCTCCCCCGCCGACCTCCTCCCGCCCGAGATCAAGTCCAAGGGCGTCATCAAGGTCGGCTCGGACATCGCGTACCCGCCGGTCGAGTTCAAGGACAAGTCCGGCAAGACGGTCGGCATCGACCCGGACCTCGCCGCGGCCCTCGGCAAGGAGCTGGGCGTGGAGTTCCAGTTCGAGAACGGCACGTTCGACACGCTGGTCACGGGTCTGCGCTCCAAGCGCTACGACCTGGCCATGTCGGCGATGACCGACACCAAGGACCGCCAGGAGGGCATCGACCCCGAGACGAAGAAGAAGGTCGGTGAGGGCGTCGACTTCATCGACTACTTCACCGCCGGCGTCTCGATCTACACCAAGAAGGGTGACGACCAGGGGATCAAGACCTGGTCCGACCTCTGCGGCAAGAAGATCGCCGTCCAGCGCAACACCGTCTCGCACGACCTGGCCAAGTCCGAGTCGAAGAAGTGCACCGGCGGCAAGAAGATCGCCATCGAGCCGTACGACAACGACCTGGAGGCCCAGACCCGGCTGCGCTCCGGCGGCGCCGACGCAGGCTCCTCCGACTTCCCGGTCGCCGCGTACGCGGTGAAGACCTCGGGCGGCGGCAAGGACTTCCAGATCGTCGGCGACCAGGTCGAGGCTGCCCCGTACGGCATCGCCATCGCCAAGGGCAACGACCAGCTCACCAAGGCCGTCAAGGCGGCCATGGACGCGATCATCAAGAGCGGCGAGTACGAGAAGATCATCGCCAAGTGGGGCGTCGAGGCCGGTGCGGTCACCGAGGCCAAGCTGAACGGCGGATCGTGACCGGGCGCCGGCGCTGAAAGGCATCAGCCGTGATTGACATCGAGAAGTCGGGCCCGGCCGACGAGCAGCCGCCCACTCCCCCCACCCCGGTGGCCGGACCCGAGGCGATCAAGGCCATCCCGGTCCGGCACTACGGCCGTTACGTGTCGGCGGTCATCGCCATCGCCGCACTGGTCGCGATCATCTATGCCTTCAGCCAGGGAAAGATCACCTGGGGCGCGGTCCCGGATTACTTCTTCGACGACCGCATCGTCAAGGGCGTCGGCCAGACCCTGCTGCTGACCGCCCTGTCCATGGTGATCGGCGTGGTCGGCGGCATCCTGCTGGCCGTCATGCGCCTGTCGAAGAACCCGGTGACCTCGTCGATCGCGTGGTCCTACATCTGGTTCTTCCGCGGGACACCGGTCCTGGTCCAGCTGTTCGTCTGGTTCAACCTGGGGCTGGTCTTCCAGTACATCAACCTCGGACCGATCTACAAGGACTACTGGTCGAGCTTCATGACGCCGCTGCTGACGGCGCTGCTCGGCCTCGGCCTCAACGAGGCCGCGTACATGGCGGAGATCTGCCGGGCCGGTCTGCTCTCGGTCGACGAGGGCCAGACGGAGGCGTCCCACGCGCTGGGCATGAGCCATGCCAAGACCCTGCGACGCGTCGTGATCCCGCAGGCCATGCGGGTGATCGTGCCGCCGACGGGCAACGAGGTCATCAACATGCTCAAGACCACCTCGCTGGTGGCCGCCGTGCAGTTCTACGAACTCTTCAAATACGCCCAGGACATCGGGCAGGCCTCCGGAGCCCCGGTGGAGATGTACTTCCTCGCCGCCGCCTGGTACCTGATCATGACCTCGGTGCTGAGCGTCGGGCAGTACTACCTGGAGCGGTACTACGCCCGGGGCTCCAGCCGCAGTCTGCCGCCCACCCCGATGCAGAAGATCCGGACCAACCTGCTGTCACTGGGCCGCCCGAACGGAGGCATGGCATGACCGCCATGGTGAAGGCCGAGGGCGTCCACAAGTCCTTCGGCGCCGCACACATCCTCAAGGGCATCGACCTGGAGGTCGCCCCGCGCGAGGTCTTCTGTCTGATCGGCCCGTCCGGTTCCGGCAAGTCGACGTTCCTGCGGTGCATCAACCACCTGGAACAGATCAGCGCCGGCCGGCTGTCCGTCGACGGCGAGCTGGTGGGCTACCGGCAGAAGGGCGACAAGCTCTACGAGCTGAAGGACAGCGAGGTCGCCCTGAAGCGCCGGGACATCGGCATGGTCTTCCAGCGCTTCAACCTGTTCCCGCACATGACGGCGATCGAGAACGTCATGGAGGCCCCGGTCCAGGTCAAGCGCGAGTCCAAGGCCGTCGCCCGTGCGCGGGCGACCCAGCTGCTCGACCGGGTCGGCCTGTCCGACAAGGCGAACAACTACCCCTCGCAGCTCTCCGGCGGCCAGCAGCAGCGGGTGGCCATCGCCCGCGCACTGGCCATGGAGCCGAAGCTGATGCTCTTCGACGAGCCCACGTCGGCGCTCGACCCGGAGCTGGTGGGCGATGTCCTGGACGTCATGCGCGGTCTCGCCGACGACGGCATGACGATGATCGTCGTGACCCACGAGATGGGCTTCGCCCGCGAGGTGGGGGACGCGCTGGTCTTCATGGACGACGGTGTGGTGGTCGAATCGGGCCACCCGCGCGACGTGCTGACCAACCCGCAGCACGACCGGACGAAGTCGTTCCTGTCCAAGGTGCTCTAGGACGGTACGAGGGGAGGGCGGTACGGACTCGAAGGTCCGTACCGCCCTCCCCTCCCCCGTTCGCCGGCGCGCTACTTCTTCGGCAGCAGCTCCGGGCTGAGCATCAGCGTCCGCAACTGCGCCCGCGTCAGCGGCGGGGCCTT contains:
- a CDS encoding amino acid ABC transporter ATP-binding protein produces the protein MVKAEGVHKSFGAAHILKGIDLEVAPREVFCLIGPSGSGKSTFLRCINHLEQISAGRLSVDGELVGYRQKGDKLYELKDSEVALKRRDIGMVFQRFNLFPHMTAIENVMEAPVQVKRESKAVARARATQLLDRVGLSDKANNYPSQLSGGQQQRVAIARALAMEPKLMLFDEPTSALDPELVGDVLDVMRGLADDGMTMIVVTHEMGFAREVGDALVFMDDGVVVESGHPRDVLTNPQHDRTKSFLSKVL
- a CDS encoding ABC transporter substrate-binding protein encodes the protein MTARKTRRTTAKSRIAAVGAIAVAGTMLLTACGDQTKNNSSDSASTKASDGAAASPADLLPPEIKSKGVIKVGSDIAYPPVEFKDKSGKTVGIDPDLAAALGKELGVEFQFENGTFDTLVTGLRSKRYDLAMSAMTDTKDRQEGIDPETKKKVGEGVDFIDYFTAGVSIYTKKGDDQGIKTWSDLCGKKIAVQRNTVSHDLAKSESKKCTGGKKIAIEPYDNDLEAQTRLRSGGADAGSSDFPVAAYAVKTSGGGKDFQIVGDQVEAAPYGIAIAKGNDQLTKAVKAAMDAIIKSGEYEKIIAKWGVEAGAVTEAKLNGGS
- a CDS encoding NADP-dependent malic enzyme, with the protein product MAAEIVNPRSDSSTDSTGSATDEPFDPAFALHRGGKMAVQATVPIRDKDDLSLAYTPGVAKVCSAIAENPELVHDYTWKSQVVAVVTDGTAVLGLGDIGPEASLPVMEGKAILFKQFGGVDAVPIALATTDADEIVETVVRLAPSFGGVNLEDISAPRCFEIERKLQERLDIPVFHDDQHGTAVVTLAALRNAAKLSGRSLGDLRAVISGAGAAGVAIAKFLLEAGLGDVAVADRKGIVSRDREDLTDVKRELAALTNKAGISGPLDTALAGADVFIGVSGGTVPEPAVASMAPGAFVFAMANPNPEVHPDIAHKYAAVVATGRSDYPNQINNVLAFPGIFAGALQVRASRITEGMKIAAANALADVVGDELAADYVIPSPFDERVAPAVTAAVAAAARAEGVARR
- a CDS encoding amino acid ABC transporter permease, producing MIDIEKSGPADEQPPTPPTPVAGPEAIKAIPVRHYGRYVSAVIAIAALVAIIYAFSQGKITWGAVPDYFFDDRIVKGVGQTLLLTALSMVIGVVGGILLAVMRLSKNPVTSSIAWSYIWFFRGTPVLVQLFVWFNLGLVFQYINLGPIYKDYWSSFMTPLLTALLGLGLNEAAYMAEICRAGLLSVDEGQTEASHALGMSHAKTLRRVVIPQAMRVIVPPTGNEVINMLKTTSLVAAVQFYELFKYAQDIGQASGAPVEMYFLAAAWYLIMTSVLSVGQYYLERYYARGSSRSLPPTPMQKIRTNLLSLGRPNGGMA